Proteins encoded in a region of the Raphanus sativus cultivar WK10039 chromosome 8, ASM80110v3, whole genome shotgun sequence genome:
- the LOC108833395 gene encoding protein EXECUTER 1, chloroplastic produces MPSLSTPPSQNLAFSPAVAASATSSRLTPTKIPFYPQRLSDPVGICRCSSSSGGNSSSASSSSDDNPPRWDAAIQDVLKSAIKRFDSFLSRYALDKDAGEDDDVVLGEESDWDWERWKKHFELIDDQDRLISVLKSQLNGAIKREEYEDAARLKVAIAAAATNDAVGRVMSTFNRAVLEERYKDAVYLRDKAGAGLVGWWSGISEDVKDPFGLIVQITAEHGRYVARSYNPRQLSTSAAGAPLFEIFLTLDGKGNYKKQAVYLKWKEIFPDVPTMPSSRTLSSPRFLTPPSGRKEDAGNLAVESSEDEESDNSDDDSDLLEESSGFQTFLRDMIPGVKVKVVKVTSPGKVDKDFISKVIEQIADDEEDEEEDEDEEKDFDIEEIEVVEETKAESEDKNADIELESSVTDEIIDNDGGREIAVKFVIGDIVDRLSGNQPLKESLRSPANLESVEKSSFYLRLEKDLNVQQEPKGVESSTLLDGKGNRQSRRRIDNIMVDLAKSIEKEKKISLKMLKDVGELLSLTLSQAQNRQQLSGLTKFRRIDVTPSLDPLDGLYIGAHGLYTSEVIHLKRKFGQWKSGKESKKATDIEFYEYVEAVKLTGDPYVPAGKVAFRAKVGRRYELPHRGLIPEEFGVIARYKGQGRLADPGYRNPRWVDGELVILDGKYVKGGPVVGFVYWAPEYHFVMFFNRLRLQS; encoded by the exons ATGCCTTCCTTATCTACGCCTCCGTCGCAAAACCTCGCCTTCTCCCCCGCCGTAGCGGCTTCCGCCACCTCATCAAGGCTCACGCCCACCAAAATACCGTTTTACCCTCAACGTCTCTCCGATCCTGTCGGTATCTGCCGCTGCTCCTCCTCCTCAGGTGGAAATTCGTCCTctgcttcctcctcctccgatgATAACCCTCCTAGATGGGACGCCGCGATTCAGGACGTCCTTAAGAGCGCCATCAAACGCTTCGATTCGTTCCTGAGCCGGTATGCTCTGGATAAGGACGCTGGAGAAGACGACGACGTCGTTTTGGGGGAGGAAAGTGATTGGGATTGGGAGCGATGGAAGAAGCATTTCGAGCTAATTGATGACCAAGACCGTCTCATCTCCGTCCTTAAG TCGCAATTGAATGGAGCTATAAAACGAGAAGAGTATGAAGATGCTGCGAGGCTCAAGGTGGCAATTGCTGCTGCAGCTACGAATGACGCTGTTGGCAGAGTCATGTCCACTTTCAAT AGAGCTGTTCTTGAAGAGCGCTACAAGGATGCAGTCTACTTACGAGACAAAGCTGGTGCTGGGTTG GTAGGGTGGTGGTCGGGTATTTCGGAAGATGTCAAAGATCCTTTTGGTCTTATTGTTCAAATTACCGCAGAGCATGGAAGATATGTCGCAAGAAGTTACAATCCTCG GCAGCTTAGTACATCTGCTGCGGGTGCTCCTCTCTTTGAAATCTTTCTCACACTCGATGGTAAAGGGAACTACAAAAAGCAG GCTGTGTACTTAAAATGGAAAGAGATTTTTCCGGACGTTCCGACAATGCCTTCTTCCAGAACTCTGAGTTCTCCCAGGTTTTTAACTCCACCATCGGGTAGGAAGGAAGATGCAGGCAATCTCGCGGTGGAGAGTAGTGAAGATGAGGAGAGTGATAACTCAGACGACGATTCTGATCTCCTTGAGGAATCTTCTGGTTTCCAGACTTTCCTGCGAGATATGATCCCTGGGGTCAAAGTCAAGGTTGTGAAAGTAACTTCTCCTGGAAAGGTGGACAAGGATTTCATCTCAAAAGTTATTGAGCAGATagctgatgatgaagaagacgaagaagaggatgaagatgaagaaaaggACTTTGATATAGAAGAGATAGAAGTGGTAGAGGAAACTAAGGCTGAAAGTGAGGATAAAAACGCTGACATTGAATTGGAATCTTCTGTGACCGATGAGATCATTGACAACGACGGAGGGAGAGAAATCGCGGTTAAGTTTGTGATTGGCGATATTGTTGATAGGCTTTCTGGAAACCAACCTCTTAAAGAGTCGCTTCGATCACCAGCCAATCTGGAATCTGTGGAGAAGTCTTCGTTTTATCTTCGGTTAGAGAAAGATTTAAACGTACAACAAGAGCCCAAGGGTGTGGAAAGTAGTACATTACTTGATGGAAAAGGTAACCGCCAAAGTAGACGCAGGATTGATAACATTATGGTTGATCTTGCCAAGTCcattgagaaagagaagaagatttcTCTCAAG ATGCTTAAGGATGTTGGGGAGCTGCTAAGCCTCACTCTCAGCCAGGCTCAAAACCGTCAACAGTTGTCGGGTTTAACCAAGTTCCGGCGCATTGATGTGACACCATCTCTAGATCCTCTAGATG GGCTATATATTGGCGCACATGGGCTGTATACATCAGAAGTAATTCATTTAAAACGCAAGTTCGGGCAGTGGAAAAGTGGGAAGGAGTCTAAGAAGGCAACGGATATTGAGTTTTATGAATATGTTGAAGCTGTGAAATTAACTGGAGATCCTTATGTGCCTGCTGGGAAG GTAGCATTTCGTGCAAAGGTAGGAAGACGTTATGAGCTTCCACATAGAGGTCTCATCCCCGAAGAATTTGGAGTG ATTGCTAGATACAAAGGACAAGGAAGGCTTGCTGATCCTGGATATCGTAATCCAAGATGGGTAGATGGCGAGCTTGTTATCCTGGATGGCAAG TATGTAAAAGGAGGACCTGTGGTTGGATTTGTATATTGGGCACCTGAATATCACTTTGTGATGTTCTTCAACCGCCTGAGGCTTCAATCCTAG
- the LOC108822418 gene encoding dynamin-related protein 3A isoform X2, producing the protein MPSMSVEEVTADTPQPPPPPSSTATAAAASSKAAPLGSSVIPIVNKLQDIFAQLGSQSSIELPQVAVVGSQSSGKSSVLEALVGRDFLPRGNDICTRRPLVLQLLQTKSKSNGGSDDEWGEFLHLPNNHRIYDFSEIRREIEAETNRLAGDNKGVSAKQIRLKIYSPNVLDITLVDLPGITKVPVGDQPSDIEAQIRTMILSYIKQPSCLILAVTPANSDLANSDALQVARTADPDCHRTIGVITKLDIMDKGTDARNLLAGKVVPLRLGYVGVVNRCQEDIMLNRSVKEALRAEEKFFQSRPAYHGLADSLGIPQLAKKLNQILVQHIKALLPDLKSRISNALVATAKEHQSYGDITESSAGQGALLLNFLSKYCEAYSSLLEGKSEEMSTSELSGGARIHYIFQSIFVKSLEEVDPCEDLTDDDIRTAIQNATGPRSALFVPDVPFQVLVRRQISRLLDPSLQCARFIFDELVKISHRCMMNELQRFPVLRKRMDEVIGDFLREGLEPSEAMIGDIIDMEMDYINTSHPNFIGGAKAVEAAMEKVKSSRIPHTVPRPKDTVEADKTSSSASQVKSRSFLGRQANGIAADQGVVSADAEKAAPAANGSSDSRWGLPSIFRGSDSRAVTKENFLNKPSSEAVEDMSQNLSMIYLKEPPAVLRPAETHSEQQAVEIQITKLLLKSYYDIVRKNIEDSVPKAIMHFLVNHTKRELHNVFIKKLYRENLFEEMLQETDEIAVKRKRTQETLHVLQQAYRTLDELPLEAESVCNRGTETTGVSKHLDLPTSSSKYSYTASPGTGRRSRRAGDQHQNGYGF; encoded by the exons ATGCCATCAATGTCAGTCGAAGAAGTAACCGCCGACACTCCCCAgcctcctcctccaccttcCTCCACCGCCACCGCCGCCGCCGCTTCAAGCAAAGCCGCGCCGTTAGGATCCTCCGTGATTCCGATCGTCAACAAGCTCCAAGACATATTCGCTCAGCTAGGAAGCCAGTCCTCGATCGAGCTTCCTCAGGTAGCCGTCGTCGGAAGCCAGAGCAGCGGCAAGTCCAGCGTCCTCGAGGCTCTCGTCGGCCGAGACTTCCTCCCTCGGGGTAACGACATCTGCACCCGCCGCCCTCTCGTCCTCCAGCTCCTCCAGACCAAGAGCAAGTCCAATGGCGGATCCGATGACGAGTGGGGCGAGTTCCTCCACCTCCCTAACAACCACCGTATCTATGATTTCTCGGAGATTCGTCGCGAAATCGAG GCTGAGACGAATAGGTTAGCAGGAGATAACAAAGGTGTATCAGCCAAACAGATTCGTTTGAAGATATATTCACCTAATGTATTGGATATCACGCTTGTGGATCTCCCTGGTATAACCAAGGTGCCTGTGGGTGATCAGCCAAGTGACATTGAAGCACAGATAAGAACCATGATCTTGTCTTACATCAAGCAGCCTAGCTGTTTGATATTGGCTGTTACTCCTGCGAATTCTGATTTGGCGAACTCGGATGCACTTCAGGTTGCAAGAACCGCCGATCCTGATT GTCACAGAACAATAGGTGTTATCACGAAG TTGGATATCATGGACAAAGGTACTGATGCTCGTAATCTACTTGCTGGAAAAGTTGTTCCTCTACGGCTTGGATATGTGGGAGTGGTAAACCGTTGTCAGGAG gATATTATGCTGAACCGTTCAGTCAAGGAAGCTCTTAGGGCAGAAGAGAAATTCTTCCAGAGTCGTCCA GCTTACCATGGTCTTGCTGATAGTCTGGGTATCCCTCAGCTAGCGAAGAAGTTAAATCAG atTCTTGTTCAACATATCAAGGCTCTCCTTCCTGATTTGAAGTCGCGTATAAGTAATGCTTTGGTTGCTACAGCTAAGGAGCATCAGAGCTATGGTGATATTACAGAATCCAGT GCTGGCCAAGGAGCTCTTCTCCTAAACTTCCTTTCAAAATACTGTGAAG CTTACTCTTCATTGCTGGAAGGAAAGAGTGAAGAAATGTCAACATCCGAGCTCTCCGGAGGAGCAAGAATTCACTATATTTTCCAGTCAATCTTTGTGAAGAGTTTGGAG GAGGTTGATCCATGCGAAGACTTGACAGATGATGATATTCGGACTGCAATCCAGAATGCAACTGGTCCGAGATCCGCATTATTTGTTCCAGAC GTTCCATTTCAAGTTCTTGTTAGGAGGCAGATATCTCGTTTGTTAGATCCTAGCCTTCAGTGTGCTAGGTTCATTTTTGATGAGCTTGTGAAG ATTAGCCATAGATGTATGATGAATGAGTTACAGCGCTTCCCGGTCCTGAGAAAACGCATGGATGAGGTTATCGGGGACTTCCTGCGAGAAGGTCTTGAACCCTCAGAAGCAATGATCGGGGATATCATTGATATGGAG ATGGATTACATAAACACTTCACATCCAAATTTTATTGGTGGAGCCAAGGCTGTAGAGGCTGCCATGGAAAAAGTGAAGTCTTCTAGGATTCCCCATACTGTGCCGCGACCAAAG GATACAGTGGAGGCTGATAAAACATCTTCTTCCGCAAGTCAAGTGAAATCTCGATCTTTTCTCGGCCGACAAGCTAATGGAATTGCTGCTGATCAG GGAGTTGTATCTGCAGATGCTGAAAAAGCTGCACCAGCTG CAAATGGGAGTAGTGATTCAAGGTGGGGTCTCCCTTCGATTTTCCGAGGGAGTGATAGTCGGGCAGTTACCAAAGAAAACTTCTTAAACAAACCATCCAGTGAAGCTGTTGAGGATATGTCTCAGAACTTATCGATGATCTATCTGAAAGAG CCCCCAGCTGTCTTGAGGCCGGCCGAAACCCACTCCGAACAGCAAGCAGTCGAGATTCAGATAACAAAGCTGTTACTTAAATCATACTATGACATTGTGAGGAAGAACATTGAGGACTCAGTACCAAAAGCAATCATGCATTTCCTG GTTAACCACACGAAACGTGAGCTGCACAATGTGTTCATCAAGAAGCTTTACAG GGAGAACTTGTTTGAGGAAATGCTCCAAGAGACAGATGAGATAGCAGTTAAGAGGAAACGCACTCAAGAGACTCTCCATGTTCTTCAGCAAGCTTACAGG ACACTAGACGAGTTGCCTTTGGAAGCAGAATCAGTCTGCAATCGTGGTACCGAGACAACAGGTGTGTCAAAACATCTGGACTTACCGACCTCTTCTTCGAAGTATAGCTACACTGCATCTCCGGGTACAGGAAGAAGATCTAGAAGAGCTGGTGATCAACACCAAAACGGATATGGATTCTGA
- the LOC108822418 gene encoding dynamin-related protein 3A isoform X1, with the protein MPSMSVEEVTADTPQPPPPPSSTATAAAASSKAAPLGSSVIPIVNKLQDIFAQLGSQSSIELPQVAVVGSQSSGKSSVLEALVGRDFLPRGNDICTRRPLVLQLLQTKSKSNGGSDDEWGEFLHLPNNHRIYDFSEIRREIEAETNRLAGDNKGVSAKQIRLKIYSPNVLDITLVDLPGITKVPVGDQPSDIEAQIRTMILSYIKQPSCLILAVTPANSDLANSDALQVARTADPDCHRTIGVITKLDIMDKGTDARNLLAGKVVPLRLGYVGVVNRCQEDIMLNRSVKEALRAEEKFFQSRPAYHGLADSLGIPQLAKKLNQILVQHIKALLPDLKSRISNALVATAKEHQSYGDITESSAGQGALLLNFLSKYCEAYSSLLEGKSEEMSTSELSGGARIHYIFQSIFVKSLEEVDPCEDLTDDDIRTAIQNATGPRSALFVPDVPFQVLVRRQISRLLDPSLQCARFIFDELVKISHRCMMNELQRFPVLRKRMDEVIGDFLREGLEPSEAMIGDIIDMEMDYINTSHPNFIGGAKAVEAAMEKVKSSRIPHTVPRPKQDTVEADKTSSSASQVKSRSFLGRQANGIAADQGVVSADAEKAAPAANGSSDSRWGLPSIFRGSDSRAVTKENFLNKPSSEAVEDMSQNLSMIYLKEPPAVLRPAETHSEQQAVEIQITKLLLKSYYDIVRKNIEDSVPKAIMHFLVNHTKRELHNVFIKKLYRENLFEEMLQETDEIAVKRKRTQETLHVLQQAYRTLDELPLEAESVCNRGTETTGVSKHLDLPTSSSKYSYTASPGTGRRSRRAGDQHQNGYGF; encoded by the exons ATGCCATCAATGTCAGTCGAAGAAGTAACCGCCGACACTCCCCAgcctcctcctccaccttcCTCCACCGCCACCGCCGCCGCCGCTTCAAGCAAAGCCGCGCCGTTAGGATCCTCCGTGATTCCGATCGTCAACAAGCTCCAAGACATATTCGCTCAGCTAGGAAGCCAGTCCTCGATCGAGCTTCCTCAGGTAGCCGTCGTCGGAAGCCAGAGCAGCGGCAAGTCCAGCGTCCTCGAGGCTCTCGTCGGCCGAGACTTCCTCCCTCGGGGTAACGACATCTGCACCCGCCGCCCTCTCGTCCTCCAGCTCCTCCAGACCAAGAGCAAGTCCAATGGCGGATCCGATGACGAGTGGGGCGAGTTCCTCCACCTCCCTAACAACCACCGTATCTATGATTTCTCGGAGATTCGTCGCGAAATCGAG GCTGAGACGAATAGGTTAGCAGGAGATAACAAAGGTGTATCAGCCAAACAGATTCGTTTGAAGATATATTCACCTAATGTATTGGATATCACGCTTGTGGATCTCCCTGGTATAACCAAGGTGCCTGTGGGTGATCAGCCAAGTGACATTGAAGCACAGATAAGAACCATGATCTTGTCTTACATCAAGCAGCCTAGCTGTTTGATATTGGCTGTTACTCCTGCGAATTCTGATTTGGCGAACTCGGATGCACTTCAGGTTGCAAGAACCGCCGATCCTGATT GTCACAGAACAATAGGTGTTATCACGAAG TTGGATATCATGGACAAAGGTACTGATGCTCGTAATCTACTTGCTGGAAAAGTTGTTCCTCTACGGCTTGGATATGTGGGAGTGGTAAACCGTTGTCAGGAG gATATTATGCTGAACCGTTCAGTCAAGGAAGCTCTTAGGGCAGAAGAGAAATTCTTCCAGAGTCGTCCA GCTTACCATGGTCTTGCTGATAGTCTGGGTATCCCTCAGCTAGCGAAGAAGTTAAATCAG atTCTTGTTCAACATATCAAGGCTCTCCTTCCTGATTTGAAGTCGCGTATAAGTAATGCTTTGGTTGCTACAGCTAAGGAGCATCAGAGCTATGGTGATATTACAGAATCCAGT GCTGGCCAAGGAGCTCTTCTCCTAAACTTCCTTTCAAAATACTGTGAAG CTTACTCTTCATTGCTGGAAGGAAAGAGTGAAGAAATGTCAACATCCGAGCTCTCCGGAGGAGCAAGAATTCACTATATTTTCCAGTCAATCTTTGTGAAGAGTTTGGAG GAGGTTGATCCATGCGAAGACTTGACAGATGATGATATTCGGACTGCAATCCAGAATGCAACTGGTCCGAGATCCGCATTATTTGTTCCAGAC GTTCCATTTCAAGTTCTTGTTAGGAGGCAGATATCTCGTTTGTTAGATCCTAGCCTTCAGTGTGCTAGGTTCATTTTTGATGAGCTTGTGAAG ATTAGCCATAGATGTATGATGAATGAGTTACAGCGCTTCCCGGTCCTGAGAAAACGCATGGATGAGGTTATCGGGGACTTCCTGCGAGAAGGTCTTGAACCCTCAGAAGCAATGATCGGGGATATCATTGATATGGAG ATGGATTACATAAACACTTCACATCCAAATTTTATTGGTGGAGCCAAGGCTGTAGAGGCTGCCATGGAAAAAGTGAAGTCTTCTAGGATTCCCCATACTGTGCCGCGACCAAAG CAGGATACAGTGGAGGCTGATAAAACATCTTCTTCCGCAAGTCAAGTGAAATCTCGATCTTTTCTCGGCCGACAAGCTAATGGAATTGCTGCTGATCAG GGAGTTGTATCTGCAGATGCTGAAAAAGCTGCACCAGCTG CAAATGGGAGTAGTGATTCAAGGTGGGGTCTCCCTTCGATTTTCCGAGGGAGTGATAGTCGGGCAGTTACCAAAGAAAACTTCTTAAACAAACCATCCAGTGAAGCTGTTGAGGATATGTCTCAGAACTTATCGATGATCTATCTGAAAGAG CCCCCAGCTGTCTTGAGGCCGGCCGAAACCCACTCCGAACAGCAAGCAGTCGAGATTCAGATAACAAAGCTGTTACTTAAATCATACTATGACATTGTGAGGAAGAACATTGAGGACTCAGTACCAAAAGCAATCATGCATTTCCTG GTTAACCACACGAAACGTGAGCTGCACAATGTGTTCATCAAGAAGCTTTACAG GGAGAACTTGTTTGAGGAAATGCTCCAAGAGACAGATGAGATAGCAGTTAAGAGGAAACGCACTCAAGAGACTCTCCATGTTCTTCAGCAAGCTTACAGG ACACTAGACGAGTTGCCTTTGGAAGCAGAATCAGTCTGCAATCGTGGTACCGAGACAACAGGTGTGTCAAAACATCTGGACTTACCGACCTCTTCTTCGAAGTATAGCTACACTGCATCTCCGGGTACAGGAAGAAGATCTAGAAGAGCTGGTGATCAACACCAAAACGGATATGGATTCTGA
- the LOC108822420 gene encoding L-galactose dehydrogenase-like produces the protein MELRPLGNTGLKVSAVGFGASPLGSHYSQVAEDDGIAAVREAFRHGINFFDTSPYYGGTVSEKVLGKALKTLQVPRSDYIVATKCGRYGKGFDFSAERVRKSVDESLENLQLDYVDILHCHDIEFWSLDQIVSETIPTLQKLKQEGKIRFIGITGLPFNIFTYVLDRVPPGTMDVILSYCHYSINDSTLLDMLPYLKKKGVGVITASPLAMGLFTEQGPPEWHPASPEIKSACKAAVTHCKSRGKKITKLALQYSLANEEVSSVLVGMGSVSEVEENVAAFTELVGLGMDQETLSEVEAILEPVKNLTWPSGINQN, from the exons ATGGAGCTTCGTCCTCTGGGGAATACAGGGCTTAAGGTTAGTGCAGTTGGGTTTGGTGCATCTCCGCTCGGAAGTCATTACAGTCAAGTCGCCGAAGATGATGGCATCGCCGCCGTGCGTGAGGCTTTCCGGCATGGCATCAACTTCTTCGACACCTCCCC gtATTATGGAGGCACAGTTTCTGAGAAAGTGCTTGGTAAGGCGCTCAAGACTCTACAAGTACCTAGAAGTGACTATATTGTGGCGACCAAGTGTGGAAGATATGGAAAAGGTTTTGACTTCAGTGCTGAGAGAGTAAGAAAGAGCGTCGACGAGAGCTTGGAGAATCTTCAGCTAGATTATGTTGACATACTTCATTGCCATGACATTGAGTTCTGGTCTCTTGATCAG ATTGTGAGTGAAACAATCCCCACCCTCCAGAAACTGAAACAGGAAGGGAAGATACGTTTCATTGGTATCACTGGTCTTCCGTTTAATATTTTCACTTATGTTCTTGATAGAGTGCCTCCAGGGACGATGGATGTGATATTATCATACTGCCATTACAGCATAAATGATTCAACGTTGCTTGATATGTTACCATACTTGAAGAAAAAAGGTGTGGGTGTGATAACTGCTTCTCCATTGGCAATGGGTCTTTTTACGGAACAAGGTCCTCCTGAATGGCACCCTGCCTCTCCTGAGATCAAG TCTGCGTGCAAAGCAGCAGTTACTCATTGTAAATCAAGGGGTAAGAAGATCACAAAGTTAGCACTGCAGTACAGCTTAGCAAACGAGGAGGTTTCATCTGTTCTGGTTGGGATGGGCTCTGTCTCAGAG GTAGAAGAAAACGTTGCAGCATTTACAGAGCTTGTTGGTTTGGGGATGGATCAAGAAACTCTATCTGAAGTTGAAGCTATTCTCGAGCCTGTAAAGAATCTGACTTGGCCGAGCGGAATCAATCAAAACTAA
- the LOC108822419 gene encoding LL-diaminopimelate aminotransferase, chloroplastic, which produces MSSSASTHHQLTSAIISSSSSTFLAPSLFNRRTRNACLPMAKRVNTCKCVATPQEKIEYKTNVSRNPNMSKLQAGYLFPEIARRRSAHLLKHPDAQIISLGIGDTTEPIPEVITSAMAKKAHELSTLEGYSGYGAEQGAKPLRAALAKTYYSGLGIGEDDIFVSDGAKCDISRLQVMFGSNVTIAVQDPSYPAYVDSSVIMGQTGQFNTDVQKYGNIQYMRCTPENGFFPDLSTVGRTDIIFFCSPNNPTGAAATREQLTQLVQFAKKNGSIIVYDSAYAMYMSDDNPRSIFEIPGAEEVAMETASFSKYAGFTGVRLGWTVIPKQLLYSDGFPVAKDFNRIVCTCFNGASNISQAGALACLTPEGLEAMQKVVGFYKENTNIIIDTFTSLGYDVYGGKNAPYVWVHFPNQSSWDVFAEILEKTHVVTTPGSGFGPGGEGFVRVSAFGHRENILEACRRFKQLYK; this is translated from the exons ATGTCGTCATCGGCGTCGACTCATCATCAGCTAACTTCTGCGataatctcttcttcttcctccacgTTCTTAGCTCCTTCGCTTTTCAACCGCAG AACTCGAAATGCTTGCTTACCAATGGCAAAACGGGTCAATACGTGCAAATGCGTCGCTACCCCGCAAGAAAAGATCG AATATAAGACAAATGTGTCACGGAATCCAAACATGTCAAAACTTCAGGCTGGCTACTTATTCCCTGAG ATTGCAAGAAGAAGGTCTGCACATTTGCTGAAACACCCAGATGCACAAATTATAAGTCTTGGAATAGGCGACACGACCGAGCCTATTCCAGAAGTGATCACTTCTGCTATGGCAAAG AAAGCTCATGAGTTGTCCACACTAGAGGGATACAGCGGTTATGGTGCTGAACAAGGTGCAAAG CCATTGAGAGCTGCTCTTGCGAAAACATACTACAGTGGCCTTGGCATAGGTGAAGACGACATTTTTGTATCTGATGGTGCCAAATGCGATATCTCACGTCTTCAG GTTATGTTTGGTTCCAATGTTACTATTGCTGTTCAGGATCCTTCATATCCG GCTTATGTCGACTCCAGTGTCATTATGGGTCAGACCGGACAATTTAACACAGATGTGCAGAAGTATGGAAACATACAGTACATGAGATGCACTCCAGAGAACGGCTTTTTCCCAGACTTATCTACCGTTGGCAGGACGGACATAATCTTCTTCTGCTCCCCAAATAACCCTACCGGTGCAGCTGCCACCAGGGAGCAACTGACTCAGTTAGTACAGTTTGCAAAGAAGAATGGATCAATCATAGTGTATGATTCAGCTTATGCAATGTACATGTCTGATGATAACCCACGCTCTATTTTCGAAATCCCTGGAGCAGAGGAG GTCGCTATGGAGACAGCTTCCTTCAGCAAATACGCCGGTTTCACTGGAGTTAGACTTGGTTGGACTGTCATCCCCAAACAGCTTCTCTATTCAGACGGCTTCCCTGTTGCAAAAGACTTCAACCGAATCGTCTGCACTTGTTTCAACGGTGCATCTAATATCTCTCAAGCCGGTGCTCTTGCTTGCCTAACACCAGAAGGACTAGAG GCGATGCAGAAGGTGGTTGGGTTctacaaagaaaacacaaacataaTCATCGACACGTTCACTTCTCTGGGGTATGATGTGTACGGAGGGAAGAACGCGCCTTACGTTTGGGTTCACTTCCCAAACCAAAGCTCGTGGGATGTGTTTGCTGAGATTCTGGAGAAGACTCATGTGGTTACAACTCCAGGGAGTGGGTTTGGTCCAGGAGGTGAAGGGTTTGTTCGCGTTAGCGCCTTTGGTCACAGAGAGAACATCTTGGAGGCGTGTCGGAGATTCAAGCAGCTTTACAAATGA